The Vidua macroura isolate BioBank_ID:100142 chromosome 2, ASM2450914v1, whole genome shotgun sequence DNA window TCAGAATGAATATACTACTCTCTTCCTCTGTCAAGGTTGTTCTGGAATTCTTATACTTTCTCCACATTAATGACCTTTTTAATGCTCTTGTGCAGGTGAAGtggacagagagaagaaagagcagtCTGAATCAATGCACACTGTGGACAAAATATTTGTTCATTCCAAATTTATTGTTGAGACTTATGATAATGACATTGCCTTATTAAAGCTGAAGGAACCTATCAGCTATTCAGAGTATGTCATCGCAGCGTGTCTCCCCAAAGCAGACTTTGCTAATGAAGTTCTGATGAACCAGAAATCTGGGAGGGTTAGTGGCTTTGGGCGGGAATTTGAAGGCGGGCGAACATCCAAAAAATTGAAGGTGCTCGAAGTCCCCTATGTTAATAGGAACACTTGCAAGCAGTCCACTAACTTAGCAATAACAGAGAACATGTTTTGTGCTGGCTATGACACCGAGCAAAAGGATGCTTGCCAAGGAGACAGTGGTGGCCCCCATGTGACCAGATATAAGGATACTTATTTTGTTACTGGAATTGTTAGCTGGGGTGAAGGATGTGCAAGGAAAGGCAAATATGGTGTCTATACCAAACTGTCCCGGTTCTTGCGCTGGGTAAGAACAGTCATGAGTTTGTAGTGGTGGTGCGTCCCTTGCTCCTTCTTGTTAGCTGTCAAGGTGCAGGATTGGAAATGGAAGCTTTCTTTTCCTATACAACTCCTAAGTTTGTTTTGAGATCTGATTCTTAAAGATATGTTCTGCTTCCATTTGTATTATTGCTGGCTTTAAAGCACACCTCTGAGGACTGTGAAAGTGTTTGGAATTGGTTGAATGAGGGAATGTCCCCAAGCAAAAAGGCTGCTGAGTGGGGTCTTTGGCTTCTTTGAATTATTTATCAATGGCCATTTTGGTTCCTATCTGCTGTCACAAGTGCTCCTACCAGAGGCTCCTAAACATGTTCTGAACAATCACTAGCCATGATGAAAGCAGGAAGGATAGGAGTCAGTTAATCCTCATAGTGCAGCAgtctggctcagcagggagtTTGTCCATGCTGGAGTTGTTTAGCTTCTACCTTAAGATGTGTACAGAAGATTAAGAAAGCAGGGGATTGCATATCTAATTAAAAAGAGGTTTTGCTTTATAAGGATTGTACTTCAATCTAGTTTAATTTGTACACACTGCTcatcagaaaaaatatatgtgCACATCCACTGTTTTTTGTATCTCGTTCTGGATTGTGTATGACTGAGGATTGGAAAACTCCTTGCATGTGTATTGTTCTAGATGTTTCTGTTAGGTGAAATATTGATGTACaacagcatttgaaataaaccattctttcttttttgttctcctttggttgggttttttcctaacaAAGCCCCATCAGCCTCTATCCCCTTTAGAATTCCAATGGCTTTTGCAAAGCTTCTCCAATCTCTTATGttcccctgtgctctggaaCACTGAACTTCCTTAGGCACCTGCTCCATCACTCTTGGGCTTTGAGCTGGTACTGGGTCATTTCACATAGCAGGTGCTGTGAGCGAAGCAGACTGAAaaaacacagctctggaaaCAGCAAGCATTGCTGCAGTCAGCACTACTTGTGGGCAGGCAAGTGAGTGGGCAGGTCAGTTATCCCAGCTTGATGGTCTTCACCTGTACAGCTCCTCAGTGGGCTTACTTCCATGTCTGCTCAGCAGTGTTTGTTCCCTGAGTTCTTCTGTCCACTGGAGTCCTGTTCAAATCCTTTGTCCCACGGGTACTGTGCCTTGTGCTCAATCAGGGTGAAAGATCCCTCTTCAAAGGAAAGCCTCAGGCTTGGGTCCTGCCCAGATCCTACTTATGTTCTCTTGCTAAGTGCTTTCTTCTACTTAAGCGGAGCTTGAGGACTGAAGCAAAACACAGACTGGGCTGTAAAGGTGTTGAGGTAGCTGAAGGCATCACTTTCTGTCCATTGTTCTTTCTGTGCCCTGCTGAGAGGACATGAGTGAAACATCTGCTTGCCTCTGGACCTCCCATCAAAGGTCATAAGCAACCCCAGGGCctgcagcaaaaggaagaattagagcacattctttttttcatgttgacAAATGATTTGGGAGTGATTTCACGTAGCAGATTTGAACAGATTgcaaaatccaggaaagggacacagcacacagctgctgAGTAAACTGGTGGATTTTGCGATACCAGAATTCCTCCTGGCAAGCACACACGGCTGGCTTAGGCAAAAGCTGGCATGTACCAAGGATGGTGGACAGAGAGGCTCTAAGCTACCCTCTAGTGCTCAGGCTGCTTCTGCCTTCAAGGAAAAGCCAGTCCTGAGActtaagggaagaaaagaaggatggTAAGTAAGCCCTGTGACTAGAGAAGGCCTGCAGtagattttcccaggagggcaGTAATGCTGGTTGTCTTCCAGAGTGGGAGATGTAAGGAGATGTCAGGGTGTGCCAGCATGATGGGGGCTGCAAATGTGGATAAGCTGCCCTTTGTTATGGCATCCTACAGTATGGGAGGAAAACACACTGCAGCAGGCTCAGTGTCCAACAGGAAGCAACATTCCAGATAGTTTCTTCCCTGGAGCCTTGGCCAACGTGCCAAAAATATAATAGAGGTCAATTTGATCCCCTCTTGGCTCAGTAGGTTGGGCTGGGTGACCCTGTAGGTCTCTCCAGctcctgttttctgtgtttccaggtgagcagcaccagcagagtGTCACTTTTAGGATCATGCCTTTGTGCCCTGCACTAGCATGGTAAGAACAAGCTTCCTGTGTACTGCTCCCTGGCACCAGTGACTCACCTGGCAGGATTGTCTTCTACAGCCTGATTTCCAGACCACGATGGCCTGTCAAGAGCTGTCCCCTTGGAGTGGTTTCaacaaaaggaaacagctcATTAAACTCATAACCCTGTCTTAGGTTACAATATGAGATGTACCCAAAACTATGTATTCTATCAGCATCTTCATCTGCTGTTTAAACCATGTGAGGCAGTGTTCCTTGTCTCCTTCATTACTCATCCTTGATAACTCCAGGGGATATCTTTTTTAATGGGCCATTtagtgtcactgcatgactgataaaattagatcatcccattgtgagatgctccacccagggggaggaaccaagTGTTCCTACCTGCATATAATCTGAGGCTTGTAACAGTCACAATCAGCCTTGTCCACTGAATTCTCAGAGGGCAAGAGTTCCATAACCACCACTGGAACTTCAGAGGAAGAATaaacccttctacaggatccctgcttcaacagaaccacatctatCATTTCAAGAGGACAGCTGCCAGCAGTTAATTGGACTACTACCAACACCCGGactaacagggtgtcaggttgtattctgactctgtcaatGTTTCTGTActattgcatttctttttattttcctattaaattgtatttctgacttgggaTCTCCCACTGGTTTACTTTCAAACAATAACATGCCCTTAACATTCATAATAAGATGGAAATTAATGAATCTGGGGAAGTGTGCTCTGTCCAAGTGTGCTTGCGATGGTGCTGGTGGGTAACAACTTTACAATGTGCTCGCCAAGATCTGCAAACTTGTTGCCCTGATTCACTCCTCACTTCTGGGGTGCCTTCCTGCTTCAGCACAGCATACAGGAGGCACAAACCTCTGGTTCTGGTTGTCTGCcttcctggggacagggacaagagCCACATCACTACTCTAGTTCCTTGCTGCCTGCATAGTCCAGCTGCTTTAGAGAGGCTTTGTCAAAATTTCTGGAGGAAAGCCTCTTAGAGGTGCTCTGCCAGCACAAGGCAATCAGTGTGGCATTGCTGCAGCACACtcacattttttgtttctaaacaCTGCGCCATGGTGACATTGAGTGCAGACTTTGCTCtcagaggttttgttttctcatgaGTGAATGACCTTTGCACTGTGGTGTTTCTCATTTAGCAGctgtcccagagccctgcagagcaaGCAGCGGGTGATGCGCAGTGAGCTCGGAGGATGGGCATGGCAGGTCATCGTGGGACAATGTGGCTGCTTCCCGTTgtcctccttttccttcagatGAGGCAGACAGGTAGAGTGTTTGCTTTAACTtggctttgtgctgctttgccTAAGCCACACAGGTAGTTGtcaatatttttgctttgtggGGCAGGGGACATGAGTGAACACCCGGTGGCTTTTCTGTCTCACCCACCTTGCTTCCCTTTGCCAGCTGCAGTGTCATGATATCCAGAGCTGAGGCACATGGGGAATTCCATTTTGGAGTGACAATTGTGTCAGTGTAAATTATGGGGTCAGTATGTTGATATGTAGTGTTTTCAAATGCTCAGCACAATTAATGGGCTATTTCTCATATTCTCAAGAGACACGATAATTAAATAACCCTTACTATCCATTTGTAAGCTACTGAGGGACAAAATAATGCTCACAATATTTAACTGAACAGAGAAGAACAAGAACCCTTCCCCATATGTCGCAGTGATTTTCTAATTAGCCACACAAACATCACAGCTGTGCTTAATAAAATAAGTTGTCCCACCTATTCTGACCCTGCTCCACAACAGGGGCAGAAGAGGTGGTAAAATTTAGAACTTTGAAATTTGTCTTGTCTAGAGCAATGAATTCTTGAGCAAGTGTCACTTTTCTGGATATCCTACTTCTTGTATGAAACAGTGCATCCCAGAGAACATATGTGAGGGGGTAACACTTTTTTTGCAGCAGAGCACTAAATGGGAAAGACCATGTCAGTGAGCACCAGAAAAGGAATGAGATGGGTGGGAGAAAGCTGCTACATGAAATGTGTCTCCAAATACAGAGTTacctccctgtcctccctgTAACTATGGGGCCCTGGAGTCAGGTCAGCCAGTTGTGTCCAGGAAAGGCTGCAGAACTCAAGATGCCAGCATAGATGTGGGCAGTGTGAGGTAAGAGGTAATTACTACAAGCTCAAGCTCAGACCTTGATGGATACAGTGAGAAAATTTTGGTACTCTAAGCAGTACAGAACAGAAGTGTGGCCTGCTCATGTGAATTTAGCAGGGTTCCGTAAAGTTTGGGAATTTTATTAGCTTCTGTTTAATATGCCAGTATCTGTGTCTTTAAAtgaacagctctgcaggcaaAGGACATACAGAAGGGCTGAGATGACctttaaggaaataaaagttgatGTTTTTTAGCCAGACGTTACAATATAGAAATGTCCTGTCTGGTTTTACAGGATTCACTGTAAGTTACGTAGATTCTGACCACTATGTATTACTTAATCTTCCCATAAAAAAAAGGCTAGTGTACACATCATAATACAGTGGCCACCAAAAAGAGATTGCAAAACTGAGGATATGTAGATGAATCATTGCAGCTTTGGAATGATTGCATTTATACTGTTTGTTCCATCTGGAATGTGCAACTCACAGGAcctgcattttaaaaggaaggatGAAAGATGGCTTAAGAAAACTAAGAGCTCTTCCGAGTTCATGGAAAATGCTTGCACGCTTACAATcatttggtttttggtttgtttttgtagATGGGAACCAGTGCAGTTCAAATCCTTGTCACTATGGTGGCCACTGTAAAGATGGAATTGGTTCCTACACTTGCACATGCTTGGATGGTTATCAAGGCAAGAACTGTGAATTTGGTAAGTTTCTGCTTTAGAGAACTGTGGCAGCAAACTTCCCAGGGAGCTTTGTAAGGAAGCATGTTTTGCATGGAAATCCTTCCTGGGGCTCACTTCTGTGGCATAGAGCTGCCCCTGTGACCTTGCCATGGGTGGGGGTATCATTAGCCCAGAAGTAAGAGCGAGAGCGTGGAACCGAAGTTCAGTCAGAGGACCGAGGGGAGTGATGAGGAGTTGGAGTTTTtagggcaggagggaggaatTGTGTGAGGGTTTACACAATTATGTTCTCTGTTAGTGTTTTGTTCATTCTTCTCCTGACAATTTGTCTCTGCTTTTGGAGCTCACCACACCATGGCCACTGGGCCCACTCAGACTTGGCAAGTACATTTGATGTGCTGGATGTGGCTGCTTTGTAAGGTACAAGCTGGTGTTCAGCACTCACGCTAGTTATTCCTAAAGGGTGCTTCAGGTGCTTGGCAGGTGGGGATACAGATCCTGTTTGAAGAGTGGGTTTTGTTTCAGGGAACTTCCAGACCTTCTGTGAAGTCAGTGTTTCTATACAGTTTTTCTGCCACCATCTCTTTCGTAGTCATACCAAAGTTCTGCAGAATAAACAACGGGGACTGTGAGCAGTTCTGCAGCGTCCAAAGAGATGGGCGGAAGGATGTATTGTGTTCCTGTGCAGATGGGTATGCTCTAGCAGAGGATGGCAAACACTGTGTTGCAACAGGTACGAAGCCATGTGATAAAGCAATAGCAGTGGTTGGTGAGACTTGTTTCACAGTTAAGGGATGTCTTGGTTTACAGTTGAAGAATGTCTTTTGAACCACCAGTATCCTACATGACATAGACTCAAGAGTGAGGCCAGGAGATTTATATTTCCAAAGCTTTCCATTTGTGAGGTGCTGTGATGGAGTGGATCAAAATCAACATGATTTTGAACCATTTGCAAGGTGCTCTCAGTGCGGCCTGTCAGAGTAAATTCTGCTGTTAACAAGATAATAAAAAATCcttgaatcacagaataccGTTTTGAAAGGAATCCTCAATGATCATCAATATCCAACTTCTGGACTATTACAAGACTACCCCAAGAATAACTCCATGTGCCTGAAGATGTTGTCCAAATATTTCTTGAACTCTGTTAGGCTTGGGGCCTTGGGGCCACTTTCCTAGGGAACCTGTTCAaatgcccaaccaccctctgggtgaagaacctttttctactatccaacctaaacctcccctgacccAGCTTCCTGCCATTCTCTCAGGCTTATCCATGGCAAGGGCTGTCTAGCACTAGAATGAACTACCCGGGGAAGTGGTGGGGTCACCATGACTGGAGATTTTCAAGAAACATCTGAATGTGGAACTTAGAGCTATAGTCCGATTAACAAGGTGGTGACCTATCAAAGGTTGAATTCGATcatcttgaaggtcttttccaagctaaatcattgtgtgattctgtgtcctggtcaccacagagaaaagagcaatgcctgcccctcctcttcccctcaggaGAAAGATGTAGACCATAATGAGGtcttccctcagtctcctcttctccaggctgaacacaccaagtgacctcagccactcctcatacagcttcccctcaaggccctcCACCATCTTTGTTGCCATcatttggacactctctaaGAGCTTTATATATTTCCTGTATTTAGATGTCAAAAACTGTACATGGGACCCAAGGTGAGGCCATGCTGAGAAAATTGATCACAGCGGGATCTTTACTTAAACACTTACAGTCCATATGAAAGAGCAGCTTGCAAAAATTTATACTTAAATTGCAGTTAACCTTATCAACTTGCAACTGAAGAGACTGGATAATTATGATTAGCACTATGTACATATGTACAGTTTTATTGTATTTCAAAGTACCACAGGGGAGGGGTAAGTAAACCATTTAGATATCATGTCaggttttatatattttatagctAATACCAAATTGCTGCCATTAGCCATATTATTCCTAAAATAAAGCACTTCACTCAGACTCCAAATTAAGTACATTTTATTAAGAAGAATTACACGAATATATCAATGTATATAATTGAAGATGATGTATTaaatttgttaaaaacaaaTAGAAGGTGatgtattaaattttaaatactttcaaaaCACAATTGTGAGATGGAAGCTGAAGGAGAGACTTCACAATGAGAAAATAGCACTCATTTTTCAAACCATATGGTCTTTTCTCCTTGGTTGCATGTGCCAAGTGTTTTGTATTGTCTGGAAAATGAGGAAGCAGCACTTTATATTGTGAGATGGTATTTCCAAGGAGTTTCTTCTTGTGTTGGtgtttctctccatctttaatTTTAGCATTCTTCTCTTTGCAGTAAAATACCCTTGTGGAAAAGTTTTTgtggcaaggaaaaaaagatctgtTCTTTCACCCACTGACCATAGCAGTGGAACAAGTGATCAAGCAGACCTTCCTGCAAACGAAACAAGTGCGGAGGAGGACTTTGCAATTACCACAGAAAGCCCAACGCCTCCGCCTGACAACAGAACAAGCAGCAAGACTCCGTATGTCGATACCAGGATAGTTGGTGGGGATGAATGTCTTCCTGGCCAATGCCCATGGCAGGTAAATGGAGGGAGCTTTGCTCTGCATGTTTGCAGAGCGTGTCTCTGAGGGAAGGTGAGCGGTGGCTCCTTCCAGCTGGGTGCCTTCTGAACATGACCCATGTCGCCTGCCAGCGGCAGCGAGATGTAGCTGAACTGTGTGGCCCTGGGCACTTGGATGTGCTGTTCTGCAAACTGCAGCCTCACAGGTTCGAAACAAAAGGCTTTGTGCCATTTTAGATGGAACTGCCTACCTTACCCCCAGAGAGCACTTCTGGGTCATGCTGGTCTCCCAGGCCATTTTTGCAGGTTACGTTCTGGTTCTGTCTGAGACCATCCACCCAGGCAGCACAAGTGAGAGCAGGGTGATAAAGCAGATAAAGGCAGCGTTTGGTTCAGAAATATACCCTCATATCTCAGATTCAGCCTTGTGTTTGGGTCAGCCAAAATGAATTCCTGCATTTGGAGATTGCCTGGGGGATAAGTCCAAGGGATGGGGTGATCCAGAGTCTGCACTCTGCCTGCTCAGTCAGTCAGTGCCTGAGGGACATTACTCAGCACTGCGAGTGAGGTAATGTGGAAGCCAAATGTTAACTTCACATAATGACAATCAGGACTCTGTAGCAGTAGAAGTCAAACTGTACCCTCTGCAAGTGGGAATGCAATGCTAGGAGGGGCATGTTGTAGTAAGAAGCATCTCTCTAATGTGCAGAGAAATTACTTAGTGTTTTATAGCTCATCTACATTAAACTGCACTTCTTCCTTGTGCACTTACCTTCTTTGCTTCACAGGCTGTTCTGTTAAACGAGGAAGGAGAAGAGTTTTGTGGTGGAACTATTCTGAATGAAAATTTTATACTTACTGCAGCTCATTGCATAAACCAATCCAAAGAAATCAAAGTTGTTGTTGGTGAgtgattatttcttttattcctctGAGGTCAAAGTATCTGTTGTGCCTAACCTTCTGTGCCTTAAATCTCCCATGAAATGTACACATGATTCAGTAAGGTTTGTTacctttttgctgctttctatAATTTCTTGTTATTCTGACAATCTTTCTTTGTAACAACAGgtgcttctctttcttctctacCAGCTAGCTGGAAGTGATTAGAGTCAAATATTCTAGAAATGTTGGTTATCAATGTgttcagcagagcagtgcttcTGCAGGAAGCTCATCATTCCTGGAACTTCAGAAGCATCCAGATATGTTCTTGCAGGAACCCCCAGGAAAGCTATGACTCATTGAATAGAGTACAAGAGAACAAACTCAGATTTATCATTGCTTCCCTTTTGAGCCAGGACACAGGATCAACACAGCTTCATCTTTGCGCTGTTGTAGTCCAGACCATGTTCTCTTCTCTAAGCCAGGCTCAAGCTCCTGTAGGTGCTTCCACACAAAATTGCATTAGTTTAGTTGAATCAGCTTATGCCTTTGTGTAAACTGGTACAAAAATCTCCATAGACCAAATCTCAGGACCAAAGCCAATTCAGTTGCTGCTAAGAAATATTGCCATACCTGTTTACAGTTTCCTTGTGTGGTCTAAGGTCCTGAACAAAGCACTCAGAATGAATATACTACTCTCTTCCTCTGTCAAGGTTGTTCTGGAATTCTTATACTTTCTCCACATTAATGACCTTTTTAATGCTCTTGTGCAGGTGAAGtggacagagagaagaaagagcagtCTGAATCAATGCACACTGTGGACAAAATAATCGTTCACTCCAAGTTTGATGCTGAGACTTACGATAATGACATTGCCTTACTAAAGCTGAAGGAACCTATCAGATTTTCAGAGTATGTCATCGCAGCGTGTCTCCCCAAAGTGGACTTTGCTAATGAAGTTCTGATGAACCAGAAATCTGGGAGGGTTAGTGGCTTTGGGCGGGAATTTGATGGTGGACAACTCCCAAAGAAACTGAAGGTGCTTGAACTCCCCTATGTTAACAAGAGCACTTGTGAACAATCCACTTACTTTGTGGTAACTGAGAACATGTTTTGTGCTGGCTAtgacacagaggaaaaagatgCTTGCCAAGGAGACAGTGGTGGCCCCCATGTGACCAGATATAAGGATACTTATTTTGTTACTGGAATTGTTAGCTGGGGTGAAGGATGTGCAAGGAAAGGCAAATATGGTGTCTATACCAAACTGTCCCGGTTCTTGCGCTGGGTAAGAACAGTCATGAGTTTGTAGTGGTGGTGCGTCCCTTGCTCCTTCTTGTTAGCTGTCAAGGTGCAGGATTGGAAATGGAAGCTTTCTTTTCCTATACAACTCCTAAGTTTGTTTTGAGATCTGATTCTTAAAGATATGTTCTGCTTCCATTTGTATTATTGCTGGCTTTAAAGCACACCTCTGAGGACTGTGAAAGTGTTTGGAA harbors:
- the LOC128821577 gene encoding coagulation factor X-like — translated: MGMAGHRGTMWLLPVVLLFLQMRQTDGNQCSSNPCHYGGHCKDGIGSYTCTCLDGYQGKNCEFVIPKFCRINNGDCEQFCSVQRDGRKDVLCSCADGYALAEDGKHCVATVKYPCGKVFVARKKRSVLSPTDHSSGTSDQADLPANETSAEEDFAITTESPTPPPDNRTSSKTPYVDTRIVGGDECLPGQCPWQAVLLNEEGEEFCGGTILNENFILTAAHCINQSKEIKVVVGEVDREKKEQSESMHTVDKIIVHSKFDAETYDNDIALLKLKEPIRFSEYVIAACLPKVDFANEVLMNQKSGRVSGFGREFDGGQLPKKLKVLELPYVNKSTCEQSTYFVVTENMFCAGYDTEEKDACQGDSGGPHVTRYKDTYFVTGIVSWGEGCARKGKYGVYTKLSRFLRWVRTVMSL